A stretch of DNA from Curtobacterium sp. MCBD17_035:
GCGGCCGTCCGGCAGCAGCGTGTACCAGCGGGTGCCGAGCCTCCAGAGCGGTCCCCCGTACTCGGCGGCGTCCGGGTGCAGCGGTGTCCGGACGCCGTCGAGCGTGATGCGCTCGAGGTTCCACCAGCCGGTCGGGTCCGCGATCGCGACGAGCGTGTCGTCGTCGAGCCACTCGGGCTGGAGGACCGACTCCGTGGGCGACCCGGCGAGCGTCCGCCAGGGGCCCGCGACGCCGTCGTCGTCGACGGGTGCGACGCGGAGTTCGGTGCCGTCCCACGGCATCCGCGGGTGGTCCCAGGCGATCCAGACCAGGTGCCGGCCGTTCGGTGACCACCGCGGGGCGGCGAGGAAGTCGGATCCGCCGACGACGCTGCGGACCGCCGCGGGGTCCGTGGCCGCCGAGCCGTCGAGCGGCACGGCGACGACGTCACGGACGATGTCGGTCGTGTTCTCGCCGGTCTTGGTGGCACTGGGCGTGTGGGTCTCGCGCACCGCCACGACCTCGTCCCCGCGCAGGCTCACGTCCCCGTACCGGTGGTGCGTGCCGTCGGTCCCGAGTGGCGTGAGCGGTCGGGGCTCCCGGGAGCCCGGCTCCAGCACGTACAGGCGCTGGTCGGTGAACTCGACGAACACCAGGACACCCCGGTCGTCGGCCGCCCACGCGCCGCCGCCGTACTCGTGCACGCGGCTCGCGGCGTTCCACGGAGCGGGCAGGACGTCGACCACCGCGCCCGACGCGTCGCGGCGTCGGACCGCCGAGCGGCCGTCCTCCTGCGGGCGGAGCTCGAGCCACCAGACCTCGTCGCCCACCCAGCGCGGGCCGGACACGGGGTGGCCGTTCGTGGTGAGGTCCGCTGCGGAGATCGGGGAGGTCCAGGAGCCGTACGGCGTCGTTGCGGGCATGCGCCCATCGTGGCAGACGGGACGTCAGACCTTCAGGTGGAAGAGCGCGACGTACTCCTTCGGCAGCTGGGTCGTCACGTGGTCCCACACGCCCTTCGACACGGCCTCGTGCACGACGGCGAACACGACGGTCGCACCCTCGAGCGCGGTGTCGGCGTCGACCCCAGCCCGTTCGGCGACGCGTCGGCAGAACTCGTCGGCCCCGAACCGCTCGGACGCCTCACCGTCGCGGAGGAGCGGCGTGCGGAGCTCCTCGGGCAGCTCCGCGGCGAGGTCGGCGGCCTCACCACCGCTGAGCCGCTCGGCCAACGTCAGGAGTGTCGCGTCCGTGATGGGCCGAGCCCGGGTGCGGGTGTGGGTGATGTCGGCTCGCTGTGCCACGAGGTCCACGAACTCTCCGGCGTCCATCGGTCCCTGCCGTTCTCGCTCCGACGACGCCGCCGGGGACGGCGACGTCCGGTCCGCGGTGTCGTTGTGCCCTGCAGTGTCGTCGGGACGCCTGCGGGGCGGCCCAGGTCCCGGCCGTCTGCGATGATCGCGGCATGGACGTCGGTCACCCCTCCACCGCCACGGGCATCGAGGTCCGCGTCCCGGGCACGGTCGTCGTCGGGCTCGGTGGCATCGGCTCGGCCGCCGCGTACCACCTCGCCGCACGGGGTGCGACGGTGCTCGGACTCGACCCGCGCCTCCCGGGCCACCGCGACGGTTCGTCGCACGGCCGGTCGCGCCTGGTGCGGCAGGCGTACGCCGAGGGCCCCGAGTACGTCGCGCTCACGACCGCCGCATGGAGGCTGTGGCACGAACTCGAGCAGGCGTCCGGCACCCGTCTGCTCACCGAGAGCGGCGTGCTCGCCGTCGCTCCGATCGGAGGTGCCCTCGTGGCGGACACCCTCGCCGCGGCCCGCGCGCACGGACTCCCCGTCGAGCACCTCACGGCGACCGCGATCCGTGATCGGTTCCCCGCGTTCCGCGTCGCCGACGGCTGGGAGGGCGTCCTCGAGCGGGAAGCGGGATTCGTCGACCCCGAGGCGACGGTCCGCACCCACCACCGACTCGCCCAGGAGCACGGCGCGGAGTTCCGTGCGGAACGCGTCGTCGACATCGCGTTCGGAGCGCACCCGCTCGTCCGCACCGACGTCGCCGCCTACCGCGCGGACCGGGTCGTGGTGGCGGCCGGACCATGGGCGCCCGAGCTGCTCGCCGCGACGGGCCTCCGGATCGTGGCCCGTCGCAAGGTGGTCGCGCACTTCGCGCCGACGGACCCCCGGGGTCTCGGGGCCGACGCCATGCCGGGCTTCTCCATCCAGCACGACGGGCACCTGTACTACGGGTTCCCGGACCACGACGGGCAGGGCGTCAAGATCGGCCGGCACGACGGTGGCGAGGACACGACCCCGGACACGATCGACCGCGCGGTCCGCCCCGACGAGGTCGCCGAACTCCGCGGTGTCCTCGAGCGGTTCCTGCCCGGGGCCGCGGGCGCGGGCCTCGACGCGTACTCGTGCATGTACACGATGAGCAGCGACGAGGACTTCATCCTCGGCGCGCTCCCCGGGGCGCCGGCGTGCTTCGTCGCGACCGGCTGCTCCGGGCACGCGTTCAAGTTCGTGCCGGTGCTCGGCGAGGTGCTCGCGGACCTCGCGCTCGGCGTCCGGCCGCGGTACGACATCGGGTTCCTCTCGCCCGATCGCGCTGCGTCCCGGGCGAGGGCGGCCATCGACCGTTGACCGCGCCGCCCGACATGGCCGCCCGCGGGCGGCGCGGTCGTCAGCCCCGGACCGCGCCGCCCGACACCGGCCTCAGCCCAGCGCGAACCGCAGCGTGCGGACCTCGAACCCGCCGAGCGCGAGGTCGACCGTCGCGGGGTCGGTCGCCGCGACGGTGCTCGACGCGCCGGTGGTCGCCGCGTCGACGATCGGCTCCTCGAGCAGGGTGACCTCGGTGACGGCCGAGACGGCGGCGGCGACGGTCACGGTCCCGCGGGCACGACGACCCGCCGGCTCGTACACCCGGACGACGAGGTCGCCCGAGCGGTCGTCCGCGAGCTTGACGCTCGACAGCACGAGGTCGTCGGACACCGTCACGAGCGGGTCGAACCCGTGGTCGCCCGTCACGGTCCGGGCGTCGACGTTGAGGAGCACGCCCTCCTCGGTCGCACCGGCCACCGACGTCCCGACGACGAGCCCGAAGCGGTGCGTCTGCACGCCCTGGTCCGTCTCCGGGTCGGGGAACCGCGGTGCACGGAGCAGCGACAGCCGGAGCGTCGTCGTGACGTCCCCGTCGACGGCGTCCCGGGTCATGTCGTACCCGTGGATCGAGTCGTTGACGAGCGCGACGCCGAAGCCCGGCTCCTCCGCGAGCACGTACCGGTGCATGGACGTCTCGAACTTCGCGGCCTCCCACGAGGTGTTGCTGTGGGTGACGCGCTTGTTCGCGCCGAACTGGGTCTCGGCGATCGTGTGCTCCGCGCGGACGTCGAGCGGGAACGCGACCTTGAGGAACTTCTCCGTCTCGTGCCAGTCGACGACCTGGGCGACCTCGAGCGTGCGGGACCCCGGCGCCAGGGACAGCGTCTGCTCGATCGACGACTCCGAGAACGACCGGCGGACGACGATCCGGGCGACACCATCGGCACCGGTCGACACGGTCAGCTCGTCGACCCCGCGGATGTCCTCGACCCGGTTGCGGTAGTAGCGGTCGACGTCCCACGCGTCCCACATGTTCGGGAAGTCCTGGTGGAGCTGCAGCAGGTTCCCCGCCTGGCCGGGCGCGATCGCGTCCCGCCCGGACCCGAGGTCGACCGCGGAGGTCACGAGCCCCTCGGCGGAGACCGTGATGCGGACGAGGTCGTTCTCGAGCACGTGGGCGTCGCCGTCCTCCGTGATGGTGACGGGAGCGACCTGCGGCACGGAGGCCGCGACGACCGCCCCGAGCGCGGGCGCCCCGCCCCGGGCGAACGGCGCGGGGTTCACCAGGACGGAGGTGTCCCCCTCGCCGACGAGCGCGCGGACGGCCTGCGCGATGATCGCCACGAGGGCGTCGGCGACGCGCGCGTACTGCTCGACGGCCTCGCGGTGCACCCAGGCGATCGACGTGCCGGGCAGGATGTCGTGGAACTGCTGCAGGAGCACCTGCTGCCACAGGGCGTCGAGCTCGTCGTACGGGTAGGCGAACCCGGTGCGGGCCGCGGCGGTGGCGCACCACAGCTCGGCCTCGATGAGCAGGTGCTCCGCGCGGCGGTTCCCCTGCTTGGTCCCGTGCTGCGACGTCAGGGTCGCGCGGTGCAGCTCGAGGTAGAGCTCACCGACCCACACGGGCGGGTTCGCGAGCTCGCCGCGGGCACGCTCGAAGAACGCGTCCGGGTGCTCCCACGCGACCTGCGCGCTGCCCTCGAGGTCCGCCAGGCGCGCGGCCTTGCCGGTCATCTCGCGCGTGGTCCCGCCACCGCCGTCGCCCCACCCGACGGGCGCGATCGACCCGGACGCCAGGCGGTTCTCGCGGAACTGCCGCGACGCCTTCGCGACCTCGGAGCCGGACAGCTGCGAGTTGTAGGTGTCCATGGACGGGAAGTGCGAGAACACGCGGGACCCGTCGATGCCCTCCCACAGGAACGTGTGGTGCGGGAACTTGTTCACCTGGTTCCACGAGATCTTCTGCGTGAAGAACCACTCGAACCCGGCGCGACGCATGAGCTGCGGTAGGGCCGGCGAGTACCCGAAGCTGTCCGGCAACCAGACACCCTTCGGCCGGATCCCGAACTCGCGCTCGAAGAACCGTTGACCCTGCGAGAACTGCCGGACGATCGACTCGCCGGTCGGCATCACGGTGTCCGACTCGACCCACATGCCACCGAGGGGCAGGAACCGACCCGCTGCCACGGCCTCCTTGACGCGCGCGTACACCTCGGGGCGGTGCTCCTTGATCCAGGCGTACTGCTGGGCGCTCGACATGCCGTAGACGAAGTCGTCGGTCTGGTCGATGAGCTCCGTCATCGACGAGGTGGTCCGCGCCACCTTGCGGATCGTCTCGCGCACGGGCCAGAGCCATGCGGAGTCGATGTGGGCGTGCCCGACGGCGGAGATCCGGTGGGCCGAGGCCTCGGCCGGGGACGCGAGCACGTCGGCGAGCGCCGCTCGGGCGTCGGGCGCGGTCTCGGGGATGTGCTGCAGGTCGAGGGCGTCGAGGGCGTCGTCGAGCGCCTGCAGGATCCGCATCCGTCGCGGCCCCTGGGGCAGTTCGGCCTGGAGCTCGAGCAGCACCTCGATGTCGAGGGCGAGCTCGTGCACCTCGGCCTCGAACACGGTCAGGTCCATGCGGCGCGACGTGTACAACCGCCGTGACGACGACGTCTGGATGTCCCCTTCCTGCGTCGGGAGGAAGGGGTGGTAGTCGAGCAGCACGGGGTTCGACGCGCCCTCGAGGTACAGGTCGACGAGCTCGCCGCCCTCGGCCTGCTCGGTGACGAGGACCCACTGGTTGCGCGGGTTGATCGACTTCACCGGGCTGCCGTCCGGTCGGTAGACGAGGCCCTCGCACTGGAACCCCGGCATGTTCACGTCGAACCCGAGGTCGATGAGCGCCTCGACCCGACGTCCGGCCCACTGCTCGGGCACGGTCCCGGTGACGTGGAACCAGGTGGTCCCCCACGCGGCACCCCACGGCGTCCCGACCTCGTACGGCCGGTAGGCGAGCGCGAGGCCCTCGGCGGGGGTGATCGGCTCGCCGGGGAGCTCGTTCCACTCGACCGTCAGCGGGACCGCCGTCGCGTGCACGGCCGGCAGGATCCGTTCGTCGAGGACCCGGCGCGCTCGGCCGATGGTGAGGGGGATGTCGTCGTGCATCAGTGCCTTCCGGATGGGGTGGTCAGGGCATCGTGGCGGGGTGCGCCACCGCGGTGTGGACGGCGCGGGTGTCCGCCGGGACGTCGTGCAGCGTGCGGATGCCGCGCTCGGCCAGGAGTCCGGAGTCTCCCGCGCGCGAGCGCAGGACGACCTGCGGTCCGCGGCCGAGCGACTCGGCCAGCGCGACCCAGGCGAGCGAGAACCGGCCCCCGGGGGCGGCCGTCGCGCGGACGTCCGGGGCGCGACGGCCGTCGGGCAGGACGTCGTCGAGGACGAGCGCGTCCGTCGGCGGCGCGAGCCGCTCGAGTGCCGCGCCGGCACCGTCGCCGAACGCACGGGCGAGCTCGGCGAATCGCTCGCCGGTCGGCTTGCGGCGTCCGTCGTTCGTGAAGAGTCCGAGGTCGTACTCGAGCTCGGGGAAGTCGGCGAGCGACCGCGCGACGTCGTGCGAGCACCACCAGGTGATGCCGAACAGCTGCTGCACCTCGACGGCGTGCCGGATCGTGCCCTCGAGGAACGCCGGGGCGTCGTCGACCGGGACCACGTTCGTCGGGGCGCCGACCTCCTGGAGCCAGTTCGGTCGCTCCGCGGTCCGGTTCCACGCCGCGGCGAGCTGGAGCAGGTACTCGCCGTGCCGGACGGATCCGGCGCCGAGCGGACCGTGCACGCGGGCGGCCCCGTTGAACACCCACGAGTGCGTGACGGTCATGTCGCCGTGGTCGGCCGCGTGCTCCGGACCGAACGGCTGCGCGTCGTCGTACCAGGCGGCGTCGTACTGCGCGACCGTGACGGACGGGGCGGCCGTGCGCCGGGCCTCCCGGCCGACGCCGGACGGGAGGCCCGGAGCCGGGACCGCGTCCGGCACCGGTGGACCGAGCCCGCGCCGCGCCGCCGCGACCATCGTCGTGAGCCAGTCCCCGGCCTCCCGGTCGGTCACCGCGTGCGGCGTGGGGTGCGGGGCGTGCGCGAACTGGTTCAGCTCGTTGCCGAGCGTGACGCCGAGCAGGTTCGGCCGGCCGGCGAGCGCCGCGGACAGCGCCTGCACGTAGTCGGCGGTCGACGCGACGACGTCCGGGTCGGTGAACACGTTCCGACGATGCCAGCTCTCGAGCCACGACGGCACGAAGTCGAAGCTCGACAGGTGCCCCTGCAGCGCGTCGACGTTGACGTCGAGCCCGAACGACGCGGCGATGTCGACGACCGTCGCGACGTCGTCGAGCGCCGACGCCCGGATGAGCGTCCGGTTCGGCTGCACGAGCGGCCAGAGCGGGAACACGCGGACGTGGTCGACGCCCAGGTCGGCGATCTGCTCGAGGTCACGCGCCACCGCGGACGGCGAGAAGTCGAGCCACGAGTGGAACCAACCCTCGGCGGGCGTGTAGTTGACGCCGAAGCGCATCAGCCCTTGACCCCGCCCTCTTCGACGCCCTTGAAGAAGAAGCGCTGGAGCACCGAGAAGATCACCGCGATCGGGATGAACGCGATCATCGTGCCCGCCGCGATGAGGCGCTGGTCGTTCGAGAACGTGCCCTGCAGGTACTGGAGTCCGACGGTCAGGGTCAGCTTGTCCGGCGTCTGCAGCACGATGAGCGGCCAGAGGAAGTCGTCCCACGCGCCGATGAACGAGAAGATCGCGATGACGGCGATCGTGCCCTGCACGGCGGGCAGCGCGACGAAACGGAGGCGCTGCCACGAGTTCGCGCCGTCCATCACGGCCGCCTGGTCGATCTCCTCCGGGATCTGCCGGAACGCGTTGTACATGAGCAGCACGTTGAGCGCGGCGATCATCCCCGGCAGGGCGACGCCGACGAGCGAGTCCGCGAGCCCGAGGTCCTTGATCGTGACGAACTGCGAGACGATCGTGACCTCGCCGGGGAGCACGAGCGTCGCGAGGAACAGCCCGAGCACCACCTTCTTGCCCCGGAACTGCAGGCGGGCCACGGCGAACCCGGCGAGCGTGGCGAACACGACGTTGCCGACCACGTCGAGCGCGGCGACGACGAGCGAGTTCCCGATGTAGGTGAACACGGGGATCGCGTCGGCGACCTTGACGTAGTTGAGGAACGTCGGCTGGCTCGGTACGAACTCCGGCGTCTGCGTGTAGATGTCCTCGCCCGCGCCCTTGAGCGAGGTCGACAGCTGCCACAGGAACGGCCCGATGGTGATGAACAGCACCACCACGAGCAGCACGTAGCGGAACACCTTCTCCTTCGCGCTCATGGTGCCGAAGGTGCGGCTCCGGCGGCGGCGGCGCCCGTCCGGACCGACGCGCCGGGTCCGTCCCGTCCCTCCCGGTCGGGAGGCGCGGCTGCCGCCCGCAGCGTTCGCTGCGGTCCCGCGGTCTCCGGAGACGACCGGTTCGGACGTCGTCGTCGTGTTCGTCACTGCTCCGCCTTGTTGTTGATGCGTGCGAGGACCAGCATCGGCACGAGCGTGACGACGAAGAGCAGGATGCTCAGGGCCGACGCGTAGCCGAGGTTGCCGGTGAAGCCGCGGGCGTACTCCTGGATGAGGCTGACGAGCGACTCGTCCTGGCCGCCGGGGCCGCCCTTGCCGTTGGTGAGGACGTAGAGCTCCGAGAACACCCGCAGCGCCGAGACGCACACGAGGATCCCGACGAGCGTCATGGTGCCGCGGACGCCCGGCATGGTCACGCTCCAGAACCGGCGGACGGCGCCGGCCCCGTCGAGTGCCGCGGCCTCGTGCAGGTCCTTGCCGACGTTCCCGAGCGCCGCCAGGAAGATGATCATGTAGTAGCCGAGGCCCTTCCACACCGTCAGGCTGATCGCGCTGAAGAGCACGAGCCACCGGTCGGTGAGGAACGGGAGCGGCCCCTGGATGACGTGCAGGCTCTGGGCGACCTCGTTCACCACGCCGCGGTCGTCGAGGATCCAGGTCCAGATGAGCCCGACGACCACCGCCGACGCGATGACGGGCGTGTAGTACGCGGTCCGGAAGAACGCGATCCCGGGCAGGTTCTTCTCGACCAGGAGCGCGATGAGGAGCGGGAGGATCGTCAGCAGCGGCAGGCAGATCGCCATGTAGACGACGCTGTTGAGCAGCGCCTGCCACACCTGGGGGTCGGCGAGCAGGGTGCTGAAGTTCTTCAGCCCCACCCACGCGCTCACCCCGCCGAGCGGACTGGCGTTCGTGAACGACAGCCGCACGGTGTTGATCGACGGCCAGAAGCTGAACACGAGCAGCCACACCAGGGCCGGCGCGATCAGGATCCACGGCGTGTACCAACGGTTCGCTCGCATGGCGATCCTCCCTCTCCTGGTGGTGGCGTCAGCCGTTCGCGAGCAGGGTGTTCATCTTGGTCTGCGCGGTCTGCAGCGCCTTCATGCTCGTGGTCTGGCCCTTCATGGCGAGCGCGATCTGCTGGTCGAGGAACGTCGTCATGGAGTCGTTCGCCTCGACCGGCGTCAGGTTCTTCGCCGTCTTCAGTGCCGTGTTCGCGAGGACGCGGGCCTTGCCGTTCTCGGTGCCGTCGTCCTTCGAGAAGAACGGGTCCGACTGCGAGGACTTCGTCGACGGGAAGATGTTGACGAGCTTGGCGAAGGCCTTCTGGTTCGCGGCGTTCGTCATGAACTGCGCGAACGCGTTCGCGGTGGCGAGGTGCTTCGACTTCTGCGAGACGCTGAGGCCCTGCACGTACAGCGGCGGGGTGTCGAGCGCCGGCGAGACGACGACGTCGTTCTTGAGCGACGGGTTGTTCGTCTCGAAGTCGCTGAGCGAGGACGCGCCACCCGTGGTCCAGGCCACCTTGCCCTGCGTGAACAGGGTCGAGTTGCCGAGGTAGTCGGAGTTGAGGACCGACGACGGCATGTAGCCGTTCTGGTACGCGGTGGCGTACTGGTCGATGAGCGACGCCGCCTTCTTCGTGGCGAACGTGAACTTCGTGCCGTCGCTGTTGAGCACCTTGACACCGGCGAGGGTGAAGTCGCTCAGCGTGGGCTTGCGGCTCATCAGGTAGTCGTTCGGGCAGCGCTCGTGCATGGTCTTGGCCTGCGCGAAGAGCTGCTGCGTGGTCGCCGGCGGCTTCGACGAGTCGAGACCGCACTGGTCGAGCATCGACTTGTTCCAGAAGTCGACGTCCGTGTTGAGGTACCAGGGGTACCCGTACACGCCACCCTTCGTCTCCTTGTAGTCGTAGGCGTCGACCGAGCCCGCCGTGTAGGTGCTCCGCAGCGAGCTGTCGGCCTTGCTGACGTCCTCGAGGATCCCGCGCTTCGCCAGGGGCAGCGCGATGTCCGGGGGCAGGTTGACGACGTCCGGCAGGGTGTTCGACGACGCCTGGCTCAGGACCTTGTCGGAGTAGCCGTCGCCGGGCTGGTCGACGAGCTTGACGGTCGTGCCGGGGTGCTTCTTCTCGAACGCCGCGATCACGCCCTTGAGGTACCCCGTGAACTTGGGCGTCAGCGCCCAGGTCTGGAGCGTGATCGTGCCGGTGACGTCGCCGCCGGCGCTGCTGCCGCCGCTGTTGCTGCCCGCGGAGCAGCCGGTCAGGACGAGCGCGGCCGCCGCGGCGGTCGCCAGGCCTGCGGCGAACGTCGCTCGCCTCCGGCCGGAGGTGGGTGCTGTGGTGGTACGACGTGACATTGCGTGGACTCCCTTGTTCGCCGCAGCAACTGAAGCGGTTCAGATCCGCCATCAGTCGCGGCATCGCTACCGCTGTTGCAGGTGAGCATGAAGGACTAAAGCGCTATAGTCAAGCCGCGGCGTGTCCCCGGTCGTTCGCCGCGGCGACACCCGGTGGTCACTCGCCGGGCGCGGTGCCATTCGCCAACGGGCGCGGGTGCCGCCATGATGAGCGCGTGGACGACGAGGGGGCCGGTGCAGCGACGATGCCGCAACCGAAACGGGTGACGATCGCCGAGATCGCAGCACGGGCCGGCGTGTCCACGGGAGCGGTCTCGTTCGCACTGAACGACCGACCGGGTGTCTCGGCGGCCACCCGGTCGCGCATCCTCGAGGTCGCCCGCGAGCTCAACTGGCGTCCCCACTCGGCCGCGCGGGCCCTCGGCGGCGCCCGCGCCGGCACCATCGGGTTCGTGCTCAACCGGCCCGCGCGCACGCTCGGGACGGAGTCGTTCTTCGGCGACCTCATCTCCGGGATCCAGCTCGGCCTCGCCGGGACCCACGTCGGGATGAACCTCCTCGTCGCGCGTGACGTCGACGAGGAGCTCGAGACGTACCGCGAGTGGTGGAGCGGGCACCGCGTGGACGGCGTCGTGCTCATCGACCCGCGAGCCGACGACCCCCGCCTCGCGTTGCTCGCCGAACTCGGCCTGCCCGCCGTCGTCGTCGGCTCGCATCCATCGCCGCCGGGCACCTGGCCCACCGTGTGGATCGACGACTCGGACGCCGCGGACACCCTGTTCGGGTACCTGCACGCGCTCGGCCACACCCGCATCGCGCACGTCGCCGGGCCACCGCAGTTCGAGCACACGGCCATGCGCGCCGCGGCGCTGCAGCGATTCGCCCGGGAGGCCCGGCTCGAGTCCGCCGAGTCGTTCACCACCGACTACTCGTCGGACGCCGGCGCCGCGATCACCCGGACCCTGCTCGTCGGCCCACGCCGCCCCACGGCGATCGTCTACGACAACGACGTGCTCGCCGTCGCCGGGCTCGGTGTCGCCGCCGAGATGGGGGTCCCCGTGCCCGACGACCTGTCGATCGCGTCGTTCGACGACTCCGCCATGGCGCGGCTCGTCCGGCCCGCGCTCACGACGCTGACCCGCGACACCGTCGAGCTCGGCGAGCGTGCGGCCCGACTGCTGCTCGAGCAGGTCGAGGCCAGGAGCCCGCTGACGTCGCGCCCCGGCCCCGCCCTGACGCTCAGCGTCCGGGAGTCGACCGCGAGGCCGCGACGACCTCGAGCTGGGTGAGCCCGACCGGCCGCGACGCCGTGAACCGGATCGCACCGCGCTCGACCCCGCCCGCGATCCGGAACACCCGGGTCTGCGCGGCCCAGGCGAACTCCTCGCCGACCCGCTCGTCCGCCGTGGCGACCCGGCCGTCCGCGTCGACCCACGCCACCGTCCATCCGTACGTCCCCGGCTCGGCCACCGTGACGGTGTAGAGCGACGCGGCCGCGACGGACACCGGTACCTCGACGGGCTCCCCCGCGGCGAGCCGCACGACGCTCCGCCCGGTGTCGTCGGTGACCGGCGACGCGCCGACCGGCAGGACGTCCGAGGGCGTGTCCGCGAAGCCGTGGAGCTCGGACGCCGACACCGGGCGCGACCCGGCGGCCCACCCGAGCGGCTCGTCCGACAGCGTGAACACCACGTGCGCGCCGCGGGCGATCACCGCGTGCGGGATCGACACGGACTCCCACGGTTCACCGTCGACGGTGACGGACGCCACGTACGGGCCGCGGCACGGCCCCGCGACCTCGACGACCGTCGTCGCGTCGCCCAGGTGCAGCTCGGTCCGTCGGACGGTCGGCGGGACGAGCACGTAGGTCCCGGTCCCGGGCGCGAGCGGGTACAGCCCGATCGTGACGAACACGTACCAGGCGCTCATCTCGCCGTTGTCCTCGTCGCCCGGGTACCCCTGGCCGAGGTCCGATCCGACGAACAGGCGCGTGACGCACTCGCGGAGCGTCGCGTGCGCGTCGTCGTGTCGGCCGGCCCACATCG
This window harbors:
- a CDS encoding glycoside hydrolase family 38 C-terminal domain-containing protein, whose translation is MHDDIPLTIGRARRVLDERILPAVHATAVPLTVEWNELPGEPITPAEGLALAYRPYEVGTPWGAAWGTTWFHVTGTVPEQWAGRRVEALIDLGFDVNMPGFQCEGLVYRPDGSPVKSINPRNQWVLVTEQAEGGELVDLYLEGASNPVLLDYHPFLPTQEGDIQTSSSRRLYTSRRMDLTVFEAEVHELALDIEVLLELQAELPQGPRRMRILQALDDALDALDLQHIPETAPDARAALADVLASPAEASAHRISAVGHAHIDSAWLWPVRETIRKVARTTSSMTELIDQTDDFVYGMSSAQQYAWIKEHRPEVYARVKEAVAAGRFLPLGGMWVESDTVMPTGESIVRQFSQGQRFFEREFGIRPKGVWLPDSFGYSPALPQLMRRAGFEWFFTQKISWNQVNKFPHHTFLWEGIDGSRVFSHFPSMDTYNSQLSGSEVAKASRQFRENRLASGSIAPVGWGDGGGGTTREMTGKAARLADLEGSAQVAWEHPDAFFERARGELANPPVWVGELYLELHRATLTSQHGTKQGNRRAEHLLIEAELWCATAAARTGFAYPYDELDALWQQVLLQQFHDILPGTSIAWVHREAVEQYARVADALVAIIAQAVRALVGEGDTSVLVNPAPFARGGAPALGAVVAASVPQVAPVTITEDGDAHVLENDLVRITVSAEGLVTSAVDLGSGRDAIAPGQAGNLLQLHQDFPNMWDAWDVDRYYRNRVEDIRGVDELTVSTGADGVARIVVRRSFSESSIEQTLSLAPGSRTLEVAQVVDWHETEKFLKVAFPLDVRAEHTIAETQFGANKRVTHSNTSWEAAKFETSMHRYVLAEEPGFGVALVNDSIHGYDMTRDAVDGDVTTTLRLSLLRAPRFPDPETDQGVQTHRFGLVVGTSVAGATEEGVLLNVDARTVTGDHGFDPLVTVSDDLVLSSVKLADDRSGDLVVRVYEPAGRRARGTVTVAAAVSAVTEVTLLEEPIVDAATTGASSTVAATDPATVDLALGGFEVRTLRFALG
- a CDS encoding sugar ABC transporter substrate-binding protein, with amino-acid sequence MSRRTTTAPTSGRRRATFAAGLATAAAAALVLTGCSAGSNSGGSSAGGDVTGTITLQTWALTPKFTGYLKGVIAAFEKKHPGTTVKLVDQPGDGYSDKVLSQASSNTLPDVVNLPPDIALPLAKRGILEDVSKADSSLRSTYTAGSVDAYDYKETKGGVYGYPWYLNTDVDFWNKSMLDQCGLDSSKPPATTQQLFAQAKTMHERCPNDYLMSRKPTLSDFTLAGVKVLNSDGTKFTFATKKAASLIDQYATAYQNGYMPSSVLNSDYLGNSTLFTQGKVAWTTGGASSLSDFETNNPSLKNDVVVSPALDTPPLYVQGLSVSQKSKHLATANAFAQFMTNAANQKAFAKLVNIFPSTKSSQSDPFFSKDDGTENGKARVLANTALKTAKNLTPVEANDSMTTFLDQQIALAMKGQTTSMKALQTAQTKMNTLLANG
- a CDS encoding glycosyl hydrolase, with the translated sequence MRFGVNYTPAEGWFHSWLDFSPSAVARDLEQIADLGVDHVRVFPLWPLVQPNRTLIRASALDDVATVVDIAASFGLDVNVDALQGHLSSFDFVPSWLESWHRRNVFTDPDVVASTADYVQALSAALAGRPNLLGVTLGNELNQFAHAPHPTPHAVTDREAGDWLTTMVAAARRGLGPPVPDAVPAPGLPSGVGREARRTAAPSVTVAQYDAAWYDDAQPFGPEHAADHGDMTVTHSWVFNGAARVHGPLGAGSVRHGEYLLQLAAAWNRTAERPNWLQEVGAPTNVVPVDDAPAFLEGTIRHAVEVQQLFGITWWCSHDVARSLADFPELEYDLGLFTNDGRRKPTGERFAELARAFGDGAGAALERLAPPTDALVLDDVLPDGRRAPDVRATAAPGGRFSLAWVALAESLGRGPQVVLRSRAGDSGLLAERGIRTLHDVPADTRAVHTAVAHPATMP
- a CDS encoding DUF2267 domain-containing protein, which produces MDAGEFVDLVAQRADITHTRTRARPITDATLLTLAERLSGGEAADLAAELPEELRTPLLRDGEASERFGADEFCRRVAERAGVDADTALEGATVVFAVVHEAVSKGVWDHVTTQLPKEYVALFHLKV
- the solA gene encoding N-methyl-L-tryptophan oxidase, which encodes MDVGHPSTATGIEVRVPGTVVVGLGGIGSAAAYHLAARGATVLGLDPRLPGHRDGSSHGRSRLVRQAYAEGPEYVALTTAAWRLWHELEQASGTRLLTESGVLAVAPIGGALVADTLAAARAHGLPVEHLTATAIRDRFPAFRVADGWEGVLEREAGFVDPEATVRTHHRLAQEHGAEFRAERVVDIAFGAHPLVRTDVAAYRADRVVVAAGPWAPELLAATGLRIVARRKVVAHFAPTDPRGLGADAMPGFSIQHDGHLYYGFPDHDGQGVKIGRHDGGEDTTPDTIDRAVRPDEVAELRGVLERFLPGAAGAGLDAYSCMYTMSSDEDFILGALPGAPACFVATGCSGHAFKFVPVLGEVLADLALGVRPRYDIGFLSPDRAASRARAAIDR
- a CDS encoding carbohydrate ABC transporter permease, which encodes MSAKEKVFRYVLLVVVLFITIGPFLWQLSTSLKGAGEDIYTQTPEFVPSQPTFLNYVKVADAIPVFTYIGNSLVVAALDVVGNVVFATLAGFAVARLQFRGKKVVLGLFLATLVLPGEVTIVSQFVTIKDLGLADSLVGVALPGMIAALNVLLMYNAFRQIPEEIDQAAVMDGANSWQRLRFVALPAVQGTIAVIAIFSFIGAWDDFLWPLIVLQTPDKLTLTVGLQYLQGTFSNDQRLIAAGTMIAFIPIAVIFSVLQRFFFKGVEEGGVKG
- a CDS encoding sugar ABC transporter permease, giving the protein MRANRWYTPWILIAPALVWLLVFSFWPSINTVRLSFTNASPLGGVSAWVGLKNFSTLLADPQVWQALLNSVVYMAICLPLLTILPLLIALLVEKNLPGIAFFRTAYYTPVIASAVVVGLIWTWILDDRGVVNEVAQSLHVIQGPLPFLTDRWLVLFSAISLTVWKGLGYYMIIFLAALGNVGKDLHEAAALDGAGAVRRFWSVTMPGVRGTMTLVGILVCVSALRVFSELYVLTNGKGGPGGQDESLVSLIQEYARGFTGNLGYASALSILLFVVTLVPMLVLARINNKAEQ